From a region of the Verrucomicrobiia bacterium genome:
- a CDS encoding AI-2E family transporter, whose protein sequence is MSFPPPSAKQARIVWMAITGLSIAIMVSLVVGLIWGLGKVVQILAPVLWPLAVAGVVAYLLDPVVDWLEKKGIPRPRAILCVFLVALVLVAGAVGSVIPQIVFQTRELAKNAPEYAERLQRRVTEWIENPTVQRFLQPSGPKKTAVTPLPSAVTNDQGEVIVQTATNTPSASTNNPTLLSGALGADTIQSATSLLPKAGKWVLEQVTRVASWIGVLVGLALVPIYTFYLLLEKRGIESSWTRYLPLSDSKLKEELVFILNSINEYLIAFFRGQVLVAICDALLYTIGFLIIGLPYAVLLGFAAIFLTLIPFLGAIVLSVAAVIIALVQFGDWLHPLYVLIVFAVVQALEGVLIAPKIMGDRVGLHPLTIIIAVMAGTTLLGGLLGGILAIPLTAVLRVLMGRYIWKKRRTA, encoded by the coding sequence ATGAGCTTTCCTCCACCATCGGCGAAGCAGGCGCGAATTGTGTGGATGGCTATCACAGGCCTGTCGATCGCCATAATGGTGAGCCTGGTTGTGGGTCTGATTTGGGGGCTTGGCAAGGTGGTTCAAATCCTTGCGCCGGTGCTGTGGCCGCTCGCCGTTGCCGGCGTGGTTGCCTACCTTCTCGATCCAGTCGTCGATTGGCTTGAAAAGAAAGGCATCCCGCGGCCGCGCGCGATCCTGTGCGTCTTCCTGGTGGCGCTGGTGCTTGTCGCCGGAGCCGTGGGCAGTGTCATTCCTCAAATCGTTTTTCAAACCCGCGAGCTGGCAAAGAATGCTCCCGAGTACGCGGAGCGTCTGCAACGGCGCGTCACCGAATGGATCGAAAATCCCACGGTGCAGCGTTTTCTCCAGCCGTCGGGACCAAAGAAAACGGCGGTGACGCCGCTTCCGTCTGCCGTCACGAATGACCAAGGCGAGGTTATCGTGCAAACCGCAACCAACACGCCGTCGGCATCAACAAACAACCCGACGCTGCTCAGTGGAGCTTTGGGTGCCGATACAATCCAATCCGCTACCAGCCTTCTGCCGAAGGCGGGGAAATGGGTGCTTGAACAGGTAACCCGCGTGGCATCGTGGATTGGGGTGCTGGTGGGGCTCGCGCTGGTGCCGATCTACACCTTTTATCTGCTGCTCGAGAAGCGCGGCATTGAATCAAGCTGGACGCGTTATCTTCCGCTTTCGGATTCCAAGCTGAAGGAGGAACTCGTTTTCATCCTCAACTCGATCAATGAATACCTGATCGCATTCTTCCGGGGGCAGGTGCTGGTGGCGATCTGCGACGCGCTGCTCTATACCATCGGTTTCCTGATCATTGGCCTGCCCTACGCGGTGCTGCTTGGATTCGCAGCCATCTTTCTCACGCTCATTCCATTCCTTGGCGCAATCGTGTTGTCCGTTGCGGCCGTGATCATCGCGCTGGTTCAATTCGGTGACTGGCTGCATCCGTTATACGTCCTGATTGTTTTTGCCGTGGTGCAGGCACTGGAGGGCGTGCTGATCGCGCCCAAGATCATGGGCGATCGCGTCGGCTTGCATCCGCTGACGATCATTATTGCCGTGATGGCAGGTACCACTTTGCTCGGCGGATTGCTGGGAGGAATCCTTGCAATTCCGCTCACCGCGGTGCTGCGCGTGCTGATGGGACGCTACATCTGGAAGAAGAGACGCACAGCGTAA
- the proC gene encoding pyrroline-5-carboxylate reductase has protein sequence MSATLSIGFLGAGKMATALAKGFVNAGLVAAGQVIASDSSEAAAAAFAKAVGARTTSRNSDVVQFANVLILAVKPDQVSGVLAEIRNFLGQDHLIISIAAGINIARLQAGLPDRSRIVRVMPNTPALIGASASAFTPGDFASSADSQLTQRLLSSLGVAVQVKEYLLDAVTGLSGSGPAYVYMFIEALSDGGVAAGLPRDVATQLAAQTVSGAARMVLETGLHPGALKDMVTSSGGTTIEGLHQLENGGFRGTVMSAVRAAAEKSKKLGQA, from the coding sequence ATGTCAGCCACTTTGTCCATTGGATTCCTGGGCGCCGGTAAAATGGCAACTGCCCTTGCAAAAGGTTTCGTGAATGCCGGCCTGGTGGCTGCGGGCCAGGTGATCGCCAGCGACTCCAGTGAGGCTGCCGCGGCTGCGTTCGCAAAGGCGGTCGGCGCCCGAACGACCTCCCGCAATTCGGACGTCGTGCAGTTCGCCAATGTGCTGATTCTCGCGGTCAAGCCGGACCAGGTTTCGGGTGTTCTGGCGGAAATCCGGAATTTCCTCGGACAGGATCATCTGATCATCTCCATTGCTGCAGGCATCAACATTGCCCGTTTGCAAGCCGGCCTTCCGGACCGGTCGCGCATCGTGCGTGTGATGCCCAACACACCCGCATTGATCGGGGCGTCGGCGAGTGCGTTCACGCCCGGGGACTTTGCTTCCTCCGCCGACAGCCAGCTGACGCAACGCCTGCTGTCGTCGCTGGGAGTCGCTGTGCAGGTGAAGGAATATCTGCTGGATGCGGTGACTGGATTGAGTGGCAGCGGGCCAGCTTACGTTTACATGTTCATTGAGGCATTAAGCGATGGCGGCGTGGCGGCTGGTTTGCCGCGCGATGTCGCGACCCAGCTTGCTGCGCAGACCGTATCGGGCGCGGCTCGCATGGTGCTCGAAACGGGGCTGCATCCCGGTGCGCTGAAGGACATGGTGACAAGCTCTGGCGGCACAACGATTGAAGGGTTGCACCAGTTGGAGAACGGGGGATTCCGGGGAACCGTCATGAGCGCCGTTCGCGCGGCGGCTGAGAAATCGAAGAAGCTTGGGCAGGCCTGA
- the hpnI gene encoding bacteriohopanetetrol glucosamine biosynthesis glycosyltransferase HpnI yields MILNLALACLALLSIVLLIWQWLAARKFPLHKRITVHGTLPAVTLLKPLKGVEPATADCLRSWLRQDYPGTIQVLFAVASHADPVCELVTTLMKEHPGIDAELVVVEHLIGPNAKVSKLAELEQRAKHDVFVVSDADVRVPADFLQQVVSALGDSKVGLVNCFYRLANPSTLPMQWESIAINADFWSQVLQSRMLKPLDFALGAVMVTHRRHVQEIGGFKSLADCLADDYQLGHRIAKAGGKIALSEVVVECWDAPMSWRAVWKHQLRWARTIRVCQPIPYFFSILSNPLLWALIWVLAVPQRWSWITLIAAVILRAWISHDLQRRLNRSNHHAAFVGMTPLKDLLQVALWFFAFAGNTVEWRGRKFRLRADGTLEEVT; encoded by the coding sequence GTGATTCTGAATCTCGCGCTCGCATGCCTGGCCCTGCTCAGCATTGTGCTGCTGATCTGGCAATGGCTTGCCGCCCGCAAGTTTCCGCTTCACAAACGGATTACGGTGCATGGCACCCTTCCCGCCGTAACGCTTCTCAAACCCCTCAAAGGTGTTGAACCCGCAACGGCCGACTGCCTGCGAAGCTGGCTGAGGCAGGATTATCCCGGGACGATCCAGGTTCTCTTCGCGGTCGCATCGCATGCCGATCCCGTTTGTGAGTTGGTTACGACTTTGATGAAGGAGCATCCGGGGATTGATGCGGAACTCGTCGTTGTCGAACACTTGATCGGACCGAACGCGAAGGTATCCAAGCTGGCTGAACTGGAGCAGCGTGCGAAACATGATGTGTTTGTGGTCAGCGATGCTGACGTGCGGGTGCCTGCGGATTTCCTGCAGCAGGTCGTGTCGGCCCTGGGGGATTCCAAAGTCGGATTGGTGAATTGCTTCTATCGCCTGGCGAATCCCAGCACCCTGCCGATGCAATGGGAGAGCATCGCGATCAATGCCGATTTCTGGAGCCAGGTCCTGCAATCGCGCATGTTGAAGCCGCTCGATTTTGCACTGGGTGCCGTGATGGTCACGCACCGAAGGCACGTTCAGGAGATCGGCGGGTTCAAGTCGCTGGCGGACTGCCTTGCCGATGATTATCAGCTCGGCCATCGGATCGCCAAAGCCGGCGGCAAAATCGCGCTGAGTGAAGTTGTTGTTGAATGCTGGGACGCACCGATGTCATGGCGGGCTGTATGGAAGCATCAGTTGCGATGGGCGCGAACGATCCGGGTTTGCCAGCCGATTCCCTACTTCTTCAGCATCCTGAGCAACCCGTTGCTGTGGGCCTTGATCTGGGTGTTGGCCGTTCCGCAGCGGTGGTCGTGGATTACCCTGATCGCGGCAGTGATTCTGCGGGCGTGGATTTCGCACGACTTGCAACGCCGGCTGAACCGATCCAATCACCACGCAGCATTCGTGGGAATGACACCGTTGAAGGATCTGCTGCAAGTTGCGTTGTGGTTTTTTGCATTCGCGGGAAACACAGTGGAGTGGCGCGGACGAAAATTCCGATTGCGCGCCGATGGGACGCTGGAGGAGGTGACGTGA
- a CDS encoding AI-2E family transporter — protein sequence MTRQTRISYAIMVVLLVLIGWFHLGTLVLTAVFGYFALEQFSLGRSKALAVVVYFVTVFAAAYGLFFFSKQAYLTLPRIANESIPKIVEYAEQKGFELPFTDYASLRTVTLKEIQERFANIGRYAQEAVFQLVLLIIGLVVAVSLFLNRRWGADDDPHTTRDSVYATVVQELVLRFETFYASFARVIGAQIIISAVNTLLTSVFLLYNHFPYVMVIIVLTFLCGLLPIIGNIMSNTLIVGVGFTISPKMALVSLIFLVVIHKLEYFLNSKIIGSRIKNPMWLTLIGIVVGEKLMGIPGMILAPVVLHYIKVEASKNKIAGVAREPAPPAVIP from the coding sequence ATGACACGTCAAACCCGCATCTCATATGCGATCATGGTGGTGCTGCTCGTCCTGATCGGGTGGTTCCATCTCGGAACGCTCGTCCTGACAGCGGTGTTCGGATACTTCGCGCTGGAGCAGTTCAGCCTGGGGCGAAGCAAAGCGCTCGCGGTGGTTGTTTATTTCGTAACCGTGTTCGCGGCGGCGTACGGCCTGTTTTTCTTCTCGAAGCAGGCTTATCTCACCCTGCCGCGGATTGCCAATGAGTCGATTCCGAAGATCGTTGAATACGCCGAACAGAAGGGTTTTGAACTGCCGTTCACGGATTACGCCAGCCTGCGAACAGTCACGCTGAAGGAGATTCAGGAACGGTTTGCGAATATCGGACGCTACGCGCAGGAAGCCGTGTTTCAACTGGTGCTGCTCATCATTGGCCTCGTCGTGGCCGTGAGCTTGTTCCTCAACCGCAGATGGGGCGCCGATGATGATCCCCACACCACGCGGGACAGCGTGTATGCGACCGTGGTCCAGGAGTTGGTGCTGCGGTTTGAGACGTTTTATGCGAGTTTCGCCCGCGTCATTGGCGCGCAAATCATCATCTCGGCGGTCAATACGCTGCTCACGAGCGTCTTCCTGCTCTACAACCATTTCCCCTACGTGATGGTGATTATTGTTCTCACGTTCCTTTGCGGTTTGTTGCCGATCATCGGCAACATTATGAGCAACACGCTGATCGTTGGCGTTGGTTTCACGATTTCACCCAAGATGGCGCTGGTCTCGCTCATCTTCCTCGTCGTCATTCACAAACTGGAATACTTCCTCAACAGCAAGATCATCGGCAGCCGGATCAAGAATCCGATGTGGCTCACGCTCATAGGAATTGTGGTTGGCGAAAAGTTGATGGGCATTCCCGGAATGATCCTCGCCCCCGTGGTGCTGCATTACATCAAGGTGGAAGCTTCCAAGAACAAGATTGCTGGAGTCGCGCGCGAGCCTGCGCCGCCAGCCGTCATTCCGTAG
- a CDS encoding glycine--tRNA ligase — protein MAEPKENQLMEKIVSLCKRRGFIYQSSEIYGGINGFWDYGPLGAELKRNVKELWWTSMTRFRDDVVGLEATIIMSPQIWRASGHVDTFSDPMCDCRKCKKRFRADQLCEDQGLQLGRSEGGKFVLPAGAKCTSCGSTELTEPRPFNLMFKTFVGPVESEDSVAYLRPETAQAIFAQFKNVLETCRQKVPFGIAQIGKAFRNEVTPRNFTFRSREFEQMELEFFIKPDEAIEAISGSVAAAETKGHPGEPQSNWGWQIWHQYWVEERIRFYENIGLPRTTLQEYWQKPEELAHYARATVDLLLKFPFGTQELEGIAARSDFDLSQHERFSGKPMGIFDEELRTAWGKLPKEKQDSLWKRYYENRKSYLEKAGVPPEQAAQDATDDANGLAKGHYIPHVIEPSAGVDRLILGLISNAFSEVTETDDKGKSDTRVILKFHPRVAPIKVGIMPLLKNKPDLVSKAKEVRDLLQPWMNVYYDDGGSIGRRYARQDEIGTPFCLTIDFDTLGERPELKDTVTIRHRDDGKQERLPIAELLNWLLARVR, from the coding sequence CAAAGAAAACCAGCTCATGGAAAAAATCGTGTCGTTGTGCAAGCGGCGCGGCTTCATTTATCAGTCTTCCGAGATTTACGGCGGCATCAACGGCTTCTGGGATTACGGCCCGCTCGGCGCTGAACTCAAACGCAATGTGAAAGAGTTGTGGTGGACGTCCATGACGAGATTTCGCGACGATGTTGTTGGCCTGGAAGCGACGATCATCATGTCGCCGCAAATCTGGCGTGCCAGCGGACATGTCGACACCTTCAGCGATCCGATGTGCGATTGCCGCAAATGCAAGAAGCGTTTCCGCGCAGATCAGTTGTGTGAGGATCAGGGGCTGCAGCTGGGACGTTCGGAGGGAGGAAAGTTTGTGCTGCCAGCCGGGGCGAAATGCACGAGCTGCGGTTCGACTGAATTGACAGAACCGCGCCCGTTCAACCTGATGTTCAAAACCTTCGTCGGGCCGGTTGAAAGCGAGGACAGCGTCGCTTACCTGCGTCCCGAGACCGCCCAGGCAATCTTCGCGCAATTCAAAAATGTGCTGGAAACCTGCCGCCAGAAGGTGCCATTTGGCATTGCGCAGATTGGAAAGGCGTTCCGCAATGAGGTCACACCTCGAAATTTCACCTTCCGCTCACGCGAGTTCGAACAAATGGAACTTGAATTCTTCATCAAACCCGATGAAGCCATTGAAGCGATTTCCGGAAGCGTTGCTGCCGCGGAAACCAAGGGGCATCCTGGGGAGCCGCAATCCAACTGGGGCTGGCAGATTTGGCATCAATACTGGGTGGAGGAACGCATCCGTTTCTACGAAAACATTGGATTGCCGCGCACGACGTTGCAGGAGTACTGGCAGAAGCCGGAGGAACTTGCACATTACGCGCGCGCGACGGTGGATCTCCTCCTCAAGTTTCCCTTCGGCACGCAGGAGTTGGAAGGCATTGCGGCGCGCAGCGATTTCGACCTGAGCCAGCACGAGCGGTTCTCTGGAAAGCCGATGGGCATCTTCGACGAGGAACTTCGGACTGCCTGGGGCAAGCTGCCGAAGGAAAAGCAGGACTCGCTTTGGAAGCGATATTATGAAAACAGGAAGAGCTACCTGGAAAAGGCGGGAGTGCCGCCCGAGCAGGCTGCCCAGGACGCAACCGACGATGCGAATGGCCTGGCAAAGGGCCATTACATCCCCCATGTGATTGAACCTTCGGCCGGGGTTGACCGATTGATCCTCGGGTTGATTTCCAATGCCTTTAGCGAAGTCACGGAAACCGACGACAAGGGAAAAAGCGATACTCGGGTGATACTTAAGTTTCATCCACGGGTCGCCCCCATCAAAGTTGGCATCATGCCGCTGTTGAAGAACAAGCCGGATCTTGTCAGCAAGGCGAAGGAAGTCCGCGATCTGCTTCAGCCATGGATGAACGTGTATTACGACGATGGCGGGTCGATTGGCCGGCGATACGCGCGGCAGGATGAGATTGGAACGCCGTTCTGCCTGACCATCGATTTCGACACACTGGGAGAAAGACCCGAATTGAAAGATACCGTGACGATTCGCCATCGTGACGACGGAAAACAGGAACGTTTGCCGATTGCCGAACTCTTAAACTGGCTGCTCGCGCGCGTTCGATAA